AAGTGTAATTGATAATCTGGCTGGAGAGTGTTAATGCCTTCTCTATTTTGAGTTCTCAGCTTCAACGTCACTATGATGTGGGCCTTTTCTTAACACACGTGAGGGCGTGAGGGGCACATCAAAGGTTTGCCAAAGGAGGAGCGTGCTGCTGTACCTGCCTCACTTCACTGGTCGATCATTGATGATACTTATAAAGGCTTTTGATACTAGGAAACATATGTTTATATGGTGGACAAGCGCtagaaaacaaaaccaaaaaaaaaaaaaaaaggttaccgGTTATTgcacaaaatatttattttgaagtaatttgGCTTTATGTATGTTTACACGTTGATGGATGAGGAGCTGTGCTGAATTCAATACCATTTGGATGATAATTTGAAgacttttgaaaatgaaatgctGGATTTATGACTCGACAAAATGGAAGAAGATATCTGTTACCATTGTAACTACCAGCATTTTCTTTTCATCACTGTTTTTTGCAGAAGGTAAGActatatatgtttttcttttttctgatcCTGGTTCTGTGTGCATGTAGCTCTAATTGAATTGAAGTttagttgtttaaaaaaaagttactatTATGTGTCAGGTATGTCATGTCTGtgtacaaaaacagtaaatgttTTGGTACTGTAGTCTTAGATTTGTTGTTCTAAGATCATATTTTTTGATATTGAGATTCACCTTTGTTCTGTCCACAACTCCTTGAAACATTACAACTTTGTCTCAGAAGCAAACTAAAATTAGTTAGTACTGGGATGGGAATATTAAGGGTACTAGGAagaccaggtgccacagtgtgGCTGCAGTCCATacagtcattgtgtccttaagcaagacacttcacccacctttcctaatgtgaatgtggtgtgtgaatgattggtgTTGGCCAAAGGGTTGATGATGCAGTTTGGCAGTTTTGCTTCTCAtggtctaccccagggcaactgtggctacagtagtagcttaccaccataTGGACTGAATGAATTATACATGAATTTGTAAAGCCACTCTATTCTGGTTTTCCCCCATCAAGATCATGGAGATGGTTTCCTGATCGCTGTACAACAGAACTGTTTAAaggatgggttaaatgcagagAAGGACTACCGAATATAAGACATTCACAGTTCGGTGGTTAGCATAATTCTTAAATTCATAAATCAAATGCTTAAAGCTGATCTTAAGCCAGTGATTCTTAAACATAGGGCCAGGGCCCATAGAATGGCTGTGGATGGCTCCTTTGGGGcctcaaaaataataatccatAAAATATGTGATTGGGCCACAGCTTATATAGGGTATTACCGTTGGGCCTTTTGTGATCACAATTTAGATTCATGTTGGAGAGAATGCCAACACATTGATATTCATTGAAAGGTTATGCctggagaaaaaaatatttacaaaatgtgtCCGTATAGCTCCTATTGCAGCTGTAACCATGAATACAGATgcttacaataaataaatgttaatataatGAAAAATTTGTCCTCAACAATTGACCCATTCTTATTGTGTTAAAAAAGGGCTTATTTCTCTTCCTTTCACTGCTACATTGTGAATGTATCCAATGAGTACCTATAATATGAAAAGACAGTACGTCTGTTTGGTCAGACTGATACTGATAACATCTTCGGTTGCTTTGCCAACACAGGGCAGGCAAAAGGAAgataatttaattgtttttatattagtACTCCAGTATCACATTTGTTCAAAGGGGATATAATGCACATAATTGACTTTTATTTGCTTTAAATAAAAGATTTGTGAAtgttaacataaaaacactgtgaatgaaaatctgctgcttgtttaAGTACAATGCCACTATAAAGAGGCTGTGCCAGCTGGACAAAATCAGTTGAGCAGTTTTTTAAAAGGAAGGAAATTTCAATTATTAACAAACTGTATTTCAATTTTGTAGTTTGCATTGATTAAAACCTAAAATACTGTTGTACTTACATGATACATTTTATACTAAATACCAGAAAAATAATCATTATTACCAACCACTTATCAGTCCACAAAAAAGATACCAATACATGAATATTCTTTATCTAGTCCATAGTCTAAACAACAATTAGTCATTCTTCACAAAAATCTCTTCCAGCAACCACAATTGTAAGCACAACACCTCCTCAAGCAACAAGTCATCAACCCTCAACTTTCACATCAGTGACATCTGGCCCAACAACATTTTCAACAGTGCCAACATCCATACGTAAAAAACAAGTGACATTAACACCAACAATTCAGCAGTCCACACAATCTATCCATACATCTGTCAGTGTAGAGACATCAAGTTCATATTCCACAAGCATGACCAGTcattcatcacaaacatctctTCCAGCAACCACATTTGTGAGCACGGCAACTCCTCAAGCAACAAGTCAAAGACCATCTACGGCTTCTGGTACGTCAACGACTGCACAAAAATCTTCCACGATTACATCACAGACATCTTCACCAACAGTTCAAACAAGTGTGCCAACATCCACATTCACAACGCAACAAGTGACTTCAAGACCAACCACTCAGCTGTCTACACAATCTATCCATACATCTGTCAATGTAGAGACATCAAGTCCATATTCCACAAGCATGACCAGTcattcatcacaaacatctctTCCAGCAACCACATTTGTGAGCACGGCAACTCCTCAAGCAACAAGTCAAAGACCATCTACGGCTTCTGGTACGTCAACGACTGCACAAAAATCTTCCACAATTACATCAGAGACATCTTCACCAACAGTTCAAACAAGTGTGCCAACATCCACATTCACAACGCAACAAGTGACTTCAAGACCAACCACTCAGCTGTCTACACAATCTATCCATACATCTGTCAATGTAGAGACATCAAGTCCATATTCCACAAGCATGACCAGTcattcatcacaaacatctctTCCAGCAACCACATTTGTGAGCACGGCAACTCCTCAAGCAACAAGTCAAAGACCATCTACGGCTTCTGTTACGTCAACGACTGCACAAAAATCTTCCACAATTACATCACAGACATCTTCACCAACAGTTCAAACAAGTGTGCCAACATCCACATTCACAACGCAACAAGTGACTTCAAGACCAACCACTCAGCTGTCTACACAATCTATCCATACATCTGTCAATGTAGAGACATCAAGTCCATATTCCACAAGCATGACCAGTcattcatcacaaacatctctTCCAGCAACCACATTTGTGAGCACGGCAACTCCTCAAGCAACAAGTCAAAGACCATCTACGGCTTCTGGTACGTCAACGACTGCACAAAAATCTTCCACGATTACATCACAGACATCTTCACCAACAGTTCAAACAAGTGTGCCAACATCCACATTCACAACGCAACAAGTGACTTCAAGACCA
The sequence above is drawn from the Periophthalmus magnuspinnatus isolate fPerMag1 chromosome 5, fPerMag1.2.pri, whole genome shotgun sequence genome and encodes:
- the LOC117371270 gene encoding uncharacterized protein LOC117371270 isoform X1, with product MEEDICYHCNYQHFLFITVFCRSNHICEHGNSSSNKSKTIYGFWYVNDCTKIFHDYITDIFTNSSNKCANIHIHNATSDFKTNHSAVYTIYPYICQCRDIKSIFHKHDQSFITNISSSNHICEHGNSSSNKSKTIYGFWYVNDCTKIFHNYIRDIFTNSSNKCANIHIHNATSDFKTNHSAVYTIYPYICQCRDIKSIFHKHDQSFITNISSSNHICEHGNSSSNKSKTIYGFCYVNDCTKIFHNYITDIFTNSSNKCANIHIHNATSDFKTNHSAVYTIYPYICQCRDIKSIFHKHDQSFITNISSSNHICEHGNSSSNKSKTIYGFWYVNDCTKIFHDYITDIFTNSSNKCANIHIHNATSDFKTNHSAVYTIYPYICQCRDIKSIFHKHDQSFITNISSSNHICEHGNSSSNKSKTIYGFWYVNDCTKIFHDYITDIFTNSSNKCANIHIHNTTSDFKTNHSAVYTIYPYICQCRDIKSIFHKHDQSFITNISSSNHICEHGNSSSNKSKTIYGFWYVNDCTKIFHDYITDIFTNSSNKCANIHIHNATSDFKTNHSAVYTIYPYICQCRDIKSIFHKHDQSFITNISSSNHICEHGNSSSNKSKTIYGFWYVNDCTKIFHDYITDIFTNSSNKCANIHIHNATSDFKTNHSAVYTIYPYICQCRDIKSIFHKHD